tgtgtggagtttgcatgtcctccccatgtctacataggtttcctccgggtgctctggtttcctcacacagtccagaaacatgctgttcaggttcatctgtagtgtgtgagtgacagtgtattccactgatgtatggataagtgatccattgtaagtcactttagtgGATAagaggtgtgggctgataacactatgtagttcactggaagttgctttgggaaaaaaaaaaagcatctgctaaatatgtaaatttagtCACTTAGTGACTTGAAGGATGTAGAGCAAAAAACATGTGCATCAGTGTTAAACAAGATAGTTTTCCACTGCTCATTTATGAAGTAGAAATGGTAATCTGAGGACTGTTTTAGCTGTAAGTTTGGAGCATATCACTATAATACAGGACACCACAAACAGCTAATTTGTTCTGATTGCCTAGTGCTTTTACAATGCTATCTAGCCTTTCCTGCTTTCAGGTTGAAACAGCCTGAGCACTAGGGTGTGTCTAGTGCAGGGTGCCATTGGCAGCCTAGACCACTAGTTTAGACCATTAATGGTGACTAACTCACTGTCCAAtgacatcagattttttttttttttttttttttccccccctctcctccccctgCTCCCATTCAGAAATAAATCTGAAGCTTCCTTCTAGTCTTTGGCTAAGCCTGGACAGTCTGCCAACCATATACCACTACCACTCTGTGATAATCCAGTAAACCCTTAACCCTCTATCACTGATCTGATGTGTCAGTCAGTGCAGTAGAAGCATGTGGCAATCCTAGTCCACAGGAGCCCTTTGTAATCCTATTTGGACAACAGTAGCACCTTGCAGTTGATCACTTACCAGCATTCAAGTAGTATCTGATACAATTTCTCCTGTTTTCacataataaatgtgatttcccTCCTCCCCTTAAGTTCTTCCGGATAGTTTTCAGCATCCTGTAATGACAATCTATGTATAAAATTATTTGATCTATTTTTACAGATGTTTATACCATAATACACCTGTCTCTTACTTCCTTTCCATATTGTAAAGTTGGTGCTTGTATGGATACTGAAATGTGAACACTAACGATACTGGATTTCCTTTATATTACAGGAAACGGAACAATTGACTTCCCAGAGTTCTTGACAATGATGGCCCGGAAAATGAAGGACACTGACAGTGAGGAAGAGATCCGTGAAGCTTTCCGGGTATTTGACAAGGTGCGCCCCCTGCTCAGCCCTTCTATTAGAAAGGCATAATTACCTAAGAGGAGAGAGGCAGTATATAGCTGTCAGTAAAGATACCCCCCAAGGGCCTTGGTGCATGCTGTGTACACTGTATTGTACTGCACATCCTGGGATGTACTGTAGCAAAATGTGTAGGGTTGTTTTGGCAAACATCAATCAGATACATAAAAGGGTAATTAGGGTTACTTTTAAACTTCTTAAAGTTAACCAAGCGTGCACTTCCAGTTCAGCTTGCATAACTGGAATTACTTTGCTCAAATTGCACACAAGTACCTGTTCATGAGTACAACAGCCTCTTGCTCATTATGCCAGCTCCTTGGCTGTCTGGACTTATTTCAGCCCGTGTGTCCCACAGGATGGAAACGGCTACATTAGTGCAGCAGAGCTGCGCCACGTCATGACCAACTTGGGTGAGAAACTGACAGACGAGGAGGTGGACGAGATGATCAGAGAAGCAGATATTGATGGTGATGGCCAGGTCAACTATGAAGGTAATGGAGAGGGGAAATAGTAGGTAGGGACATGCATGTGCACACATACCACAGTTCATCAACAACAAGACTGTCACTCTTGATACAGGTAAGCAGCAAGGTGTGAATTTTCTGCATGattgcttattattttaaatatttaattctatTCCTTCtaatgaactgttactgtactgtaaatgacATTAAACCCAGTGGTTAAAATGGTGCTTCTGCCTCATGATAGCTGTTCACCAGTCATCTCTGGTGTGTGTGATTCTCACTTTCCTGGCACCAGTGCAGCATTATTCAAAAATGCCTTATGACATATCCATTGAAAACTTATATTAATGCACTTTAGAAACTGATGTTCTGAGGTATATTTGGGGTTTTGTGTACTGTTTGACTTTTGTCAGTTTTCAtgtgctgaaatttttttttttgttttgttttcacagaatTTGTACAAATGATGACTGCAAAATGAAGCTCTCCAGATCATTCCTTACCCTtcttagaagaaaaaaaaaatcaaatgttttactTACCTCttgcaaaaatgttcatttattcatactgTTTCTGTatagaaaaaactgaatgttgACATTCTGTCCAcactgggagggggggggcaaaagaacaaaaatatctGCATGGAATGGTTAGTAGTCCATCCCCAACAATCAGTTGCACATCAGTAATAAATGAACCTATCTGAGTTACCTTAACAGAGAAAAAGCACTTGAACTAAAGTTCCATTTGCTAGCAAACTGTTTGGGCTGGcccttattttcttttccttttcttttcatgcaTGCAGCTTGAGGTTAGGGTGTGCTTTGGCAAAACAATGTTCTGAATTCACTGAAGGTTGGTATTCACAGTTTGGTACAGTTGTGCTTTGGGCTGAGGCCTAGAGAAGGGTTTGGTGAGTGAGCCTAAAGCAAAGTGGGACTTTGCTGTGTATAAGGttgatctttatttttaaatttccccTTTCTCCCTGCTTCTGTAGAAAAAAGCAAGAATGCTTGGTTATTTgacatgggtttcttctggatacagctttttttttttttttttttttccctctcctctctctctcctctccccttctccccccccccaatagtCTGTAGGGGTGGGGAAATGACAGGGTGGTGCAAGgtgttttttctctcctccttcccCCACAGTGGCTATTCAGAGAAGAGACATTGCAAAGAGGGATCATGGctgacctttttctttttgtatctTGACAATGACTAGAacgcattgatttttttttttttagtgttgtgtATCTTGCAACGCATAGGATTTCAGCACAAAAGTCGTCTTGGCTTTTTGTCTGAATACAGTTTACATCCATTCCAAGTTGTACATGCtagtcttaatttttttccaataaaagaTCATGAACTTTATAAACACTTTGTATTTCTTTGCCTTATAAAGACTGATTAGTGATCTAAATGCTTGTTACTGCTTTTGTAACAAGCATTGTAAACAAATATCTGAAGATTGTGATGCTACGATGTCTGGTATGAGTGAATGCTTTGCTGCTGAAGTTGGCACTAGAAGCTACATCCTGCACTTGATATTTGAAGGTTCTGACTTGGATAGGAATGGGGCTTGAGTCTACATTACCATATTCAGCTTCCCTCAAGTTTATCGGTTTCCCACAATATTTGTTTTGCCACTCATcgctccttttttttcctaggcgtttactcatttagcagatgctttccgcCGAAGTACATTtcagacgggggggggggatacaaagtgcattacatcagaagatttggatgcagacacatgactctTGAGTGCtgtatttgtcacattccactgtaTGAGCTGGTGTACATAACATGATTAAAGGTTTATCTCTATCAAAAGTTAAACACATTTATCATGCTCTTgcaagatcaggggagaagtgagtctgaaaaaggTGTTTTGAAGCTCTTAAATgtagagtttcagcagttctgagtaggTAAGGTTAATCCACCACATACGGGCCAAAACCAAAGACTTGGTTTTAATTTGAACCTCttatgtgtgggaccaccaagtgggtaGAGAGGGCAGAGTGTAGTGTGGTTTGGGTATAGTGAGTGCATGTTTTATTGTAAACAGATCAATATTAGCCTTAATATGCCATTGGGTAATTCAGAATgtctgaaatgatttttgaacTTGTTCTGGTTTGTTCTCACACTCCAGAGAATAAGCAATTCAGGTGATGTGGTGATAACTTTTAATATATGCATGTTTTGGCTACTCTAGACTTGAATCCCATCCCAGGTGTACTCCCAATCCTTGCACTCAGTAATTCTGGGATAGGTCCTGGACTGCCACAACCAGGGCAAGTGTTTTAATGTGATTGAGTGTCTAACCATCCTTTTAGCTGCTGACAAAACTTCAG
This genomic window from Scleropages formosus chromosome 1, fSclFor1.1, whole genome shotgun sequence contains:
- the LOC108924083 gene encoding calmodulin, translated to MADQLTEEQIAEFKEAFSLFDKDGDGTITTKELGTVMRSLGQNPTEAELQDMINEVDADGNGTIDFPEFLTMMARKMKDTDSEEEIREAFRVFDKDGNGYISAAELRHVMTNLGEKLTDEEVDEMIREADIDGDGQVNYEEFVQMMTAK